A DNA window from Actinokineospora baliensis contains the following coding sequences:
- a CDS encoding Hsp70 family protein, with translation MPPSYLLGVDVGRTRCAAAVRRRAGSGYGAADVVALEGSARWLSSAIFLGAQGDLLAGAAAEQAGARQPECFARALLDRVGDDVPVLLAGQLYPAENLVAALVGWVVDVVAEAEGGSPERIAVTHPPEWGTYRRGLLRDALADAGLPGVVLLPTVVAAAEAHHADVPVGTGSPLVVTLLGGHRADHALLMRNPVAFDVVAHHVTPRAGAAVDDALYRHVVAAVAPPASIAGSADLETTAVLPAQTDHVPHTALRTACGTAKERLSSAAEVRVPVPHLRTDVTVSRAEFTELAAPVLLPALAATRALLGTATTAVIAGGTAKIPLVAHLAPGPVLDDPATAAARGAVLALAPLPRPALPATTVPDPESAPSLMPVLASDMDGSGDVVAVVEQPPPRPPVEVVALEPPPRRFALARRGTR, from the coding sequence ATGCCCCCGTCGTACCTGCTGGGCGTCGACGTCGGCCGCACCCGGTGCGCCGCCGCCGTCCGCAGGCGCGCGGGCAGTGGCTACGGCGCGGCGGACGTGGTCGCGCTCGAGGGCTCGGCGCGGTGGCTGTCGTCGGCGATCTTCCTTGGTGCGCAAGGGGATCTGTTGGCAGGTGCGGCCGCGGAGCAGGCGGGGGCGCGGCAGCCGGAGTGCTTCGCGAGGGCACTGCTGGACCGGGTCGGCGACGACGTCCCGGTGCTGCTCGCCGGGCAGCTCTACCCGGCGGAGAACCTGGTCGCCGCGCTCGTCGGGTGGGTGGTCGACGTGGTCGCCGAGGCCGAGGGCGGCTCGCCCGAGCGCATTGCGGTCACCCACCCACCTGAGTGGGGGACATACCGGCGTGGGCTGCTGCGCGACGCGTTGGCGGACGCCGGGCTGCCCGGGGTCGTGCTGCTGCCCACGGTCGTCGCCGCCGCGGAGGCGCACCACGCCGACGTGCCGGTCGGAACCGGATCGCCGCTGGTCGTGACGCTCCTCGGCGGACACCGCGCGGATCACGCGCTGCTAATGCGTAACCCCGTCGCGTTCGACGTCGTTGCACACCACGTGACCCCTCGCGCGGGCGCCGCGGTCGACGACGCCCTCTACCGCCACGTCGTGGCCGCTGTCGCGCCACCAGCATCGATCGCGGGCTCCGCCGACCTCGAGACCACCGCCGTCCTGCCCGCCCAGACCGACCACGTGCCGCACACCGCGTTGCGCACCGCCTGCGGCACGGCAAAGGAGCGGCTCTCCTCGGCGGCCGAGGTCCGCGTCCCCGTCCCGCACCTGCGCACCGACGTCACCGTCAGCCGCGCGGAGTTCACCGAACTGGCCGCCCCCGTGCTGTTGCCCGCACTCGCCGCCACCCGCGCGCTGCTCGGCACCGCCACGACCGCGGTGATCGCGGGCGGCACTGCCAAGATCCCGCTGGTCGCCCACCTCGCCCCCGGTCCCGTGCTCGACGACCCGGCCACCGCCGCCGCGCGCGGTGCGGTGTTGGCGCTCGCCCCGCTCCCGCGACCCGCGCTGCCCGCGACCACCGTGCCCGACCCGGAGAGCGCCCCGAGCCTGATGCCGGTGCTCGCGTCCGATATGGATGGTTCGGGCGATGTGGTGGCCGTGGTCGAGCAGCCACCGCCCCGGCCGCCGGTCGAGGTCGTCGCGCTGGAACCGCCGCCGCGCCGCTTCGCGCTGGCCCGCCGGGGCACCCGGTGA
- a CDS encoding IniB N-terminal domain-containing protein — protein MSSTGSGQPTQPVPATQPAPAAESLTPHEFALSLLTDDAARTAFAADPQGALAGAGLGEFSVQDLQDALPFVADYAPAADLRAVTEALTSAAEVSGTVAPATSTGHLDAGTDWFTSANTLDAADGLHAVAAGATNDLGYAADLTAGEDSVLGAFALESEQVTGEGHVALSTDRFAAAAGSSDLGTVAAAASSSGAAVAAGAAGLHAEVGLASTVDFSDPTALLDDVALPEVEVSAAGAGSLSTAGLTDQFHLPEIDPTGALDSDSLRGADLAAGTVADYVSSGGELLNGASATLGGFLTGASPLDDVEEISEHLRATLPQPVPAPEPAQHLPVDTGSLPELSDLPHLPELPGGLPGHLPVDLPDLPGGLPHLPTDLPQLPVDLPHLPVEVPDLPVANPLPDVASQVSHSVGGLTDGVLGDHGLPDVGGLTGDLDLGH, from the coding sequence TTGTCCAGCACCGGCTCCGGCCAGCCCACCCAGCCCGTCCCGGCCACCCAGCCCGCTCCGGCCGCCGAAAGCCTGACGCCGCACGAGTTCGCGCTCTCGCTGCTCACCGACGACGCCGCGCGCACCGCGTTCGCCGCCGACCCGCAGGGTGCGCTCGCGGGGGCGGGCCTCGGCGAGTTCTCCGTGCAGGACCTGCAGGACGCGCTGCCCTTCGTCGCCGACTACGCCCCCGCGGCCGACCTGCGCGCGGTCACCGAGGCGCTGACCTCGGCCGCCGAGGTCAGCGGTACCGTCGCCCCCGCCACCTCGACCGGCCACCTCGACGCCGGGACCGACTGGTTCACCAGCGCCAACACCCTCGACGCCGCCGACGGCCTGCACGCCGTCGCCGCGGGGGCCACCAACGACCTCGGCTACGCCGCCGACCTCACCGCGGGCGAGGACTCCGTGCTCGGCGCGTTCGCGCTGGAGTCGGAGCAGGTCACCGGCGAGGGCCACGTCGCGCTCTCCACCGACCGCTTCGCCGCGGCCGCTGGCTCGTCGGACCTGGGCACCGTCGCCGCGGCCGCCTCGTCCTCCGGTGCCGCCGTCGCCGCGGGCGCCGCTGGCTTGCACGCCGAGGTCGGCCTCGCGTCCACTGTGGACTTCTCGGACCCGACCGCGCTGCTCGACGACGTCGCGCTGCCCGAGGTCGAGGTGTCCGCCGCAGGCGCGGGTTCGCTGAGCACCGCGGGCCTGACCGACCAGTTCCACCTGCCCGAGATCGACCCGACCGGCGCGCTGGACTCCGACTCGCTGCGCGGCGCCGACCTCGCGGCTGGCACCGTCGCCGACTACGTCAGCTCCGGCGGTGAGCTGCTCAACGGCGCGAGCGCGACCCTGGGCGGCTTCCTGACCGGCGCCTCCCCGCTCGACGACGTCGAGGAGATCAGCGAGCACCTGCGCGCGACGCTGCCGCAGCCGGTCCCGGCGCCGGAGCCCGCGCAGCACCTCCCGGTCGACACCGGCTCGCTGCCCGAGTTGTCCGACCTGCCGCACCTGCCCGAACTGCCCGGCGGCCTGCCCGGTCACCTCCCGGTCGACCTGCCGGACCTGCCCGGGGGGCTCCCGCACCTGCCCACCGACCTGCCGCAGCTCCCGGTGGACCTGCCGCACCTGCCCGTCGAGGTGCCCGACCTCCCGGTGGCCAACCCGCTGCCCGACGTGGCCAGCCAGGTGTCCCACTCCGTGGGCGGCCTGACCGACGGCGTGCTCGGCGACCACGGGCTGCCCGACGTCGGCGGCCTCACCGGTGACCTGGACCTCGGCCACTGA
- a CDS encoding helix-turn-helix domain-containing protein — protein MIPGHASPDELVLDEPTSRLCAAITGGGLAPVRLAVIAPAGYGKSALLDLLATTEGAHRRGGSGGLLLVDDAHLLCDKDFAEIEAHLTDESAGLVIAARPRPRPTGLTALLGRLRGQIVLRAFDVDRTAACLSALGADPRQAAFVHSQTGGVPGLVHRLAPHMCPERDTVPPAALEEFRLDLDRLTVEQVQALLAAEVNADTTLLADLLDKAPTATAALVDEARATGLLAADGTLLPLAATVLRALVPADQRTAVLGGLARLRLARTGPTSDFAAALLAADASGPAAGAVYAAAAAEAEPTFAVRLHQAAENAGHPVDEVGRAEAEARAGDLDTALRRADALLVAGDPRAAHVAAAALAHRGQPTRSAELYNWAGSGALAVIGFAATGRVAEARTALPGHSAEPPTLFTTATTLTARGVLDSIDGDAAALSTVVRAAEVMEPVGRSALLPDSPAALGAILAVHTGATGIAEPLLARAATANTGGELFRARHALLAAWPAMLRGEPVEIVAPRTPRDHLFAIGLAVGVARRAGDLAALRRVWDKAHEVVVRHEIDLFTLLPLGEFAVAAARLGDQDRFAPFLRRAWTLLDSLGNPPVWTALPHWFAFHAELSSGNPTPLAHVEALAASSDPFPGALAEAARCWLEVLSGKITTAQVESAARALHATGLHWDAARLAGQAATRTTDRKRMLALLDCARTLRSEATREDPTPAGTSPLSGRELQVAELVLAGLTYKQVGDRLFISAKTVEHHMARMRSRLGATSRGDLLAQLRDLVATTSPGA, from the coding sequence GTGATCCCCGGGCACGCCAGCCCCGACGAACTCGTGCTCGACGAGCCCACCAGCAGGCTGTGCGCCGCGATCACCGGCGGCGGCCTCGCCCCGGTCCGGCTGGCCGTCATCGCCCCCGCGGGGTACGGCAAGAGCGCGCTGCTCGACCTGCTCGCCACCACCGAGGGCGCCCACCGCCGCGGCGGCTCCGGCGGCCTGCTGCTGGTCGACGACGCACACCTGTTGTGCGACAAGGACTTTGCCGAGATCGAAGCGCACCTCACCGACGAGTCGGCCGGGCTGGTCATCGCCGCCCGCCCCCGGCCGCGGCCCACGGGCCTCACCGCCCTGCTCGGCCGCCTGCGCGGTCAGATCGTCCTCCGCGCCTTCGACGTCGACCGCACTGCGGCGTGCCTCTCGGCGCTGGGTGCCGACCCGCGCCAAGCCGCGTTCGTGCACTCCCAGACCGGTGGTGTGCCTGGGCTTGTTCACCGCTTGGCGCCGCACATGTGCCCCGAGCGGGACACCGTGCCGCCCGCCGCGCTCGAGGAGTTCCGCCTCGACCTCGACCGGTTGACCGTGGAGCAGGTCCAGGCGCTGCTCGCGGCCGAGGTCAACGCCGACACGACGTTGCTCGCCGACCTGCTGGACAAGGCCCCCACCGCGACCGCGGCCCTGGTCGACGAGGCCCGCGCGACCGGGCTGCTCGCCGCGGACGGCACGCTGCTCCCGCTGGCCGCGACGGTGCTGCGCGCGCTCGTCCCCGCCGACCAGCGCACCGCCGTCCTCGGCGGCCTGGCCCGATTGCGGTTGGCCCGCACCGGTCCGACCAGCGACTTCGCCGCCGCACTCCTGGCCGCGGACGCGTCGGGTCCTGCCGCGGGAGCGGTCTACGCCGCGGCAGCCGCCGAAGCCGAACCCACTTTCGCCGTGCGCCTGCACCAGGCGGCCGAGAACGCGGGCCACCCCGTTGACGAGGTCGGCCGGGCCGAAGCCGAGGCCCGCGCGGGCGACCTCGACACCGCGCTGCGCCGCGCCGACGCCCTCTTGGTCGCCGGTGATCCCCGGGCCGCCCACGTCGCCGCTGCCGCCTTGGCCCACCGTGGCCAACCCACCCGCAGCGCGGAGCTCTACAACTGGGCCGGTTCAGGTGCGCTGGCGGTCATCGGCTTCGCTGCCACGGGTCGTGTCGCCGAAGCCCGCACCGCGCTCCCGGGCCACTCCGCTGAACCCCCAACGCTGTTCACCACCGCGACCACCCTCACCGCCCGCGGCGTGCTCGACTCCATCGACGGCGACGCGGCCGCACTGTCCACAGTGGTCAGAGCGGCTGAGGTGATGGAACCCGTGGGTCGCTCCGCGCTGCTGCCGGACTCCCCGGCTGCCCTCGGTGCCATCCTCGCCGTGCACACCGGGGCCACCGGCATCGCAGAACCCCTGCTCGCCCGCGCCGCCACGGCCAACACCGGTGGTGAGCTCTTCCGCGCCAGACACGCACTCCTGGCCGCGTGGCCCGCCATGCTCCGCGGCGAACCCGTCGAGATCGTCGCACCGCGAACTCCCCGCGACCACCTGTTCGCTATCGGCCTGGCGGTGGGGGTGGCGCGCCGCGCGGGTGATCTGGCGGCACTGCGCCGGGTTTGGGACAAGGCGCACGAGGTGGTGGTCCGTCACGAGATAGACCTCTTCACCCTGTTGCCGCTCGGCGAGTTCGCGGTAGCCGCCGCGCGCCTGGGCGACCAGGACCGCTTCGCCCCGTTCCTCCGCCGCGCTTGGACCCTCTTGGACTCCCTCGGCAACCCTCCTGTGTGGACAGCGCTACCGCACTGGTTCGCCTTCCACGCGGAGCTCTCCTCCGGCAACCCCACGCCGCTGGCGCACGTCGAGGCGCTCGCCGCGAGCTCGGACCCGTTCCCCGGCGCACTCGCCGAAGCCGCCCGCTGCTGGCTGGAAGTCCTCTCCGGCAAGATAACCACGGCCCAGGTCGAGTCGGCCGCCCGGGCCCTGCACGCCACCGGCCTGCACTGGGACGCGGCCCGGCTCGCGGGCCAAGCCGCCACCCGCACCACCGACCGCAAACGCATGCTGGCCCTGCTCGACTGCGCCAGGACCCTGCGATCCGAAGCCACCCGCGAAGACCCCACCCCGGCTGGCACCTCCCCCCTCAGCGGCCGAGAACTCCAGGTCGCCGAACTGGTCCTCGCGGGCCTCACCTACAAACAGGTCGGCGACCGCCTCTTCATCTCGGCCAAAACGGTCGAACACCACATGGCGCGCATGCGCTCCCGCCTCGGCGCCACCAGCCGCGGTGACCTCTTGGCCCAACTCAGAGACCTCGTGGCCACCACCTCCCCCGGCGCGTAG
- a CDS encoding DUF4407 domain-containing protein, which translates to MRVALLLARLAGARPHVLRKAPGDLVRHAAMGGVLLTTAGLAGVSAFFALHSALGLSVPASAAAGVGWAVVVLNLDRMLVIGMGAVTGGWQRFLLALPRIALALVIGAVVSTPLVLRIFQPEINAELMGMRAEALEEGNRKLDEAFKSIKALTEQESGLRAVIEGRDLPAAAKDADVIRAQQRYDAAETTYRKAQAEAECELDGTCGTGRPGVGDSQRQKQREADDAKADRDRALAELNRVTAEAEKRIRDGQTSAVEAAKAKLPDVQRDLRVAQERKRVAESETADAENGNTGLMARMTALERLSDKNTAAAQARLFLFLLFLCIEILPVLVKLITSVGTKSLYDRMVDRADDDADNVDEQQVAADRAVRDMEDKAKLDLAQQRVDAQIEVGKRATDELIARQTDIALRSVTVWAELAMLRTDEQLTEWYQRNISHLAPYGPTATPRSLTTQPLRPIRLPAATPQPPNGNAPTPPPPATPNGATGPNGAPPPPLTTALNGVVAPHASPSARPVASPSAASAPSWPTTQPLPVAPLNPTAPHPIPQVPTAGQATPPAPQPRPTALLANPLTPPTSAAPKPTTALPAPARPSAALPAPTWPPAQAAPTAAPATSAAPKSSTALPAPALPTRSPTPAASGAPLPTAYLAAPAPTAPKPTTALPAPAAQTAALPIAHTATPTHTAKPRTGERTVPMRPVTGVAGQHP; encoded by the coding sequence ATGCGCGTAGCGCTCCTGCTCGCCCGGTTGGCGGGCGCCCGTCCCCACGTCCTGCGCAAAGCCCCCGGTGACCTGGTCCGGCACGCCGCCATGGGCGGTGTCCTGCTCACCACGGCCGGGCTGGCCGGGGTCTCGGCGTTCTTCGCGCTGCACTCGGCACTCGGGCTCTCGGTGCCCGCGAGCGCCGCCGCCGGGGTCGGCTGGGCGGTCGTCGTGCTCAACCTGGACCGGATGCTGGTCATCGGCATGGGCGCGGTCACGGGCGGCTGGCAGCGGTTCCTGCTCGCCCTGCCCAGGATCGCGCTCGCGCTGGTGATCGGCGCCGTCGTGTCCACCCCGCTGGTGCTGCGGATCTTCCAGCCGGAGATCAACGCCGAACTGATGGGCATGCGGGCCGAGGCGCTGGAGGAGGGCAACCGCAAGCTCGACGAGGCGTTCAAGTCGATCAAGGCGCTGACCGAGCAGGAAAGCGGGCTGCGCGCCGTCATCGAGGGCCGCGACCTGCCAGCCGCCGCGAAGGACGCCGACGTCATCAGGGCCCAACAGCGCTACGACGCGGCCGAGACCACCTACCGCAAGGCCCAGGCCGAGGCCGAGTGCGAACTCGACGGCACCTGCGGCACCGGCCGCCCCGGCGTCGGCGACTCGCAACGCCAGAAGCAGCGCGAAGCCGACGACGCCAAAGCCGACCGCGACCGCGCCCTCGCCGAGCTGAACCGGGTCACCGCCGAAGCCGAGAAGCGCATCCGCGACGGCCAGACCAGCGCCGTCGAAGCCGCCAAGGCCAAGCTCCCCGACGTCCAACGCGACCTGCGCGTGGCCCAGGAACGCAAGCGGGTGGCCGAATCCGAGACCGCCGACGCCGAGAACGGCAACACCGGCCTGATGGCCAGGATGACGGCGCTGGAGCGGCTCAGCGACAAGAACACCGCCGCCGCGCAGGCACGGCTGTTCCTGTTCCTGCTGTTCCTGTGCATCGAGATCCTCCCGGTGCTGGTCAAGCTCATCACCTCGGTCGGCACCAAGTCCCTCTACGACCGCATGGTCGACCGAGCCGACGACGACGCAGACAACGTCGACGAACAGCAGGTGGCCGCGGACCGGGCGGTGCGCGACATGGAGGACAAGGCCAAGCTCGACCTCGCCCAACAACGGGTGGACGCCCAGATCGAGGTCGGCAAACGCGCCACGGACGAGCTGATCGCCCGCCAAACCGACATCGCCCTGCGCTCGGTGACCGTCTGGGCCGAGTTGGCGATGCTGCGCACCGACGAACAACTCACCGAGTGGTACCAGCGCAACATCAGCCACCTGGCCCCCTACGGCCCAACCGCGACCCCCCGCAGCCTCACCACCCAACCACTGCGCCCAATCCGACTCCCCGCCGCCACCCCACAGCCCCCCAACGGCAACGCCCCCACCCCACCACCCCCGGCCACACCGAACGGTGCCACCGGGCCGAACGGTGCCCCGCCACCGCCTCTGACCACCGCGCTGAATGGTGTCGTGGCACCCCATGCCTCGCCGTCGGCGCGCCCGGTTGCTTCGCCGAGCGCCGCCTCCGCGCCCAGTTGGCCCACCACACAGCCGCTCCCGGTCGCGCCGCTGAACCCCACCGCGCCGCACCCGATCCCGCAGGTCCCCACCGCGGGCCAGGCCACCCCGCCCGCCCCACAACCGAGGCCGACCGCGCTCCTGGCCAACCCGCTCACCCCGCCAACCTCCGCCGCACCGAAGCCGACCACGGCCTTGCCTGCCCCTGCTCGGCCATCGGCAGCGCTGCCCGCTCCCACCTGGCCACCCGCGCAGGCCGCCCCCACAGCAGCCCCGGCGACCTCCGCCGCACCGAAGTCGTCCACGGCCCTGCCCGCTCCTGCCCTGCCCACCAGGTCGCCCACGCCAGCTGCCTCCGGGGCGCCCCTGCCCACCGCCTATCTCGCCGCGCCTGCCCCCACCGCACCGAAGCCGACCACTGCCCTGCCCGCGCCAGCCGCCCAGACGGCAGCTCTGCCCATCGCCCACACCGCCACCCCCACCCACACCGCCAAGCCGCGCACCGGTGAGCGGACCGTCCCGATGCGGCCGGTCACCGGTGTGGCCGGTCAGCACCCCTAG